The following proteins come from a genomic window of Bactrocera tryoni isolate S06 chromosome 1, CSIRO_BtryS06_freeze2, whole genome shotgun sequence:
- the LOC120766808 gene encoding arrestin domain-containing protein 2 produces MGDAKKFNNCVIVFDQNDFGTYFTGQIVSGKVIITLEKTKKLKGIKLQVCGFAACQWREKYGQKIAVAKINPRDKHVYFGREDYIASTTFLVGSEFGNNFSMEEGTYTYTFSCPIPPHCPSSFEGTYGHIRYLVRVTFIRAGAADRVHNVGFTVLMPLDLNKDSKLLEAPASNDAMENVCFFLAKPVHLTVYLQQTGYVPGQFVLISADVDNKSTADCKKLIIMLNLRATYNSETPALHTVSEKICLVKKVCGPAPRQTRKSFAETIRIPATAPTCEHISRNVRVSYELCVMAVMTTLMRNPRATIPITIGNVPLAMSNTIEEEFVEEREVENMQPTTSRAREIGAVGGASEDDISEEEIELPPPSYEQAMFMSTNIADNDANTVSVDAPFTPRYPVYNIDESSLALSSMGLSPPPNLPQKRPRRRRRHRPAEYPTKFANDQLPTESPIQI; encoded by the exons atgggtgatgctAAGAAGTTTAATAACTGTGTTATTGTGTTCGATCAAAACGATTTCGGCACATATTTTACCGGTCAAATTGTTAGTGGTAAAGTGATTATAACGCTGGAGAAGACAAAAAAGTTGAAAG GCATTAAACTACAAGTTTGTGGATTCGCGGCTTGTCAATGGCGTGAAAAGTATGGACAAAAGATAGCTGTAGCAAAAATTAACCCAAGGGACAAACATGTATACTTTGGTCGCGAAGATTATATAGCGTCTACGACATTTTTGGTAGGCTCGGAGTTTGGCAACAATTTTTCTATGGAGGAGGGCACTTACACCTATACATTCTCTTGTCCCATACCACCGCACTGTCCATCTTCCTTTGAAGGCACTTACGGCCATATCCGTTACCTCGTCAGGGTTACTTTCATAAGAGCAGGTGCTGCGGATCGTGTACATAATGTCGGTTTCACAGTGCTCATGCCGTTAGATCTAAATAAAGATAGTAAATTGTTAGAG GCTCCTGCTAGCAATGACGCTATGGAGAATGTTTGTTTCTTTCTCGCCAAACCCGTACATTTGACAGTTTATCTCCAACAAACTGGATATGTACCCGGTCAGTTTGTCTTGATCAGCGCAGATGTCGACAATAAATCCACAGCagattgcaaaaaattaataataatgctGAATTTACGTGCCACCTACAACTCAGAGACGCCTGCTCTGCATACTGTCTCAGAGAAAATCTGTCTTGTCAAGAAAGTGTGCGGTCCTGCACCGCGACAGACGCGTAAATCTTTCGCTGAGACTATACGCATACCAGCAACTGCGCCGACTTGTGAACACATCAGCAGAAATGTGCGTGTCTCGTACGAGTTATGCGTTATGGCCGTGATGACTACCCTGATGCGAAATCCGAGGGCTACAATACCGATAACTATAGGCAATGTGCCGTTAGCAATGAGCAACACAATAGAAGAAGAATTCGTGGAGGAGAGAGAAGTAGAAAATATGCAGCCGACAACATCGCGTGCGCGTGAAATCGGGGCTGTTGGCGGCGCGAGTGAGGATGACATCAGTGAAGAGGAAATTGAACTGC CTCCACCATCCTACGAACAAGCGATGTTCATGAGCACAAATATCGCTGACAACGATGCCAATACAGTCAGCGTAGATGCACCGTTCACACCACGCTATCCGGTCTACAATATTGATGAAAGTTCTCTGGCCTTAAGCAGTATGGGTTTGAGTCCACCACCGAATTTGCCACAAAAGCGACCACGTCGTAGAAGAAGACACCGACCAGCGGAATATCCAACAAAGTTCGCCAATGATCAACTGCCAACTGAATCGCCAAtacaaatatga
- the LOC120779739 gene encoding arrestin domain-containing protein 17-like, whose product MVVTCDIQFNHNEHGIYFADQLVDGAVVLKADKPKNVKAVILNISGFAITKWREKRFGKTRHFSGREDYMESKTYLMGSETSQIFTIQTGTHTYNFACKLPENCPTSFEGLHGCIRYIVKVTLVIPWKFNQTYTRGFTVMKMLDLNYESPQIKIPITSENYRSYCCGPCKTDPLKMQIQLPQAGYVPGQRIPVTALVINNTNIPVAEVRYALVMLVRYSSPAPALHSCLERITMTTAKSESVLRNSTRSLTHELLVPSTPPTCLRSCSIIRISYQVEVEARMKGWYSSQTITIPVLIGNVPLWQTPSVIQQQPRGSRMPALTEEVLLQGNEMNKEGEQQAVTEVVDEQNVALTGVQSPADIYPELPPPNYEESTHTMRGDVNEDDLHAFGPCEFAPLYPVYAVPLTMAPTAPVTPEPTRGAYINQNFENDKV is encoded by the exons ATGGTCGTAACTTGTGATATTCAGTTCAATCATAATGAGCACGGTATTTATTTCGCTGACCAGTTGGTGGATGGCGCGGTGGTGTTAAAGGCTGATAAACCCAAAAATGTTAAAG CTGTAATATTGAATATATCCGGATTTGCTATTACAAAATGGCGAGaaaaacgtttcggtaaaacaCGACACTTTTCGGGACGTGAGGATTATATGGAGTCCAAAACATATCTAATGGGATCGGAAACAA GTCAAATTTTTACAATCCAAACCGGTACGCACACATATAATTTTGCCTGCAAGCTACCAGAGAATTGTCCTACATCATTTGAGGGCCTTCATGGCTGCATTCGGTATATAGTTAAAGTGACACTGGTGATACCCTGGAAATTCAATCAGACTTATACGCGTGGCTTCACAGTGATGAAAATGCTCGATCTTAACTATGAATCGCCGCAAATAAAG ATACCAATAACTTCAGAGAATTATCGTTCATACTGCTGCGGACCCTGCAAAACGGACCCTCTGAAGATGCAAATACAACTGCCGCAGGCCGGTTATGTGCCCGGACAGCGCATACCCGTCACCGCGCTGGTCATCAATAACACCAACATACCCGTGGCGGAAGTGCGTTATGCGCTCGTAATGTTGGTTCGGTATTCCAGCCCAGCGCCAGCGTTACACTCATGCCTCGAACGTATTACCATGACGACGGCGAAAAGTGAGTCTGTGCTGCGTAATAGCACGCGCTCGTTAACGCACGAACTTCTTGTGCCGTCCACACCACCAACTTGCTTGCGGTCTTGCAGTATTATACGCATTTCCTATCAGGTGGAAGTCGAGGCACGCATGAAGGGTTGGTATTCTAGTCAGACCATTACAATTCCCGTTCTTATTGGAAATGTGCCACTGTGGCAAACACCATcagttatacaacaacaaccgcgCGGTAGTCGTATGCCAGCACTAACTGAGGAAGTGCTGTTGCAGGGTAATGAAATGAACAAGGAGGGTGAGCAACAAGCTGTGACTGAAGTAGTGGATGAGCAGAATGTAGCATTAACAGGGGTTCAGTCGCCAGCAGATATTTACCCGGAATTGC caccACCCAACTACGAGGAGTCTACGCACACCATGCGAGGCGATGTGAACGAAGATGACTTACACGCATTTGGGCCATGTGAATTTGCGCCATTATATCCAGTATATGCCGTACCCTTAACAATGGCTCCAACCGCGCCAGTTACGCCGGAACCAACACGCGGTGCTTATATAaaccaaaatttcgaaaatgacAAGGTGTAG
- the LOC120780565 gene encoding arrestin domain-containing protein 3, producing MPSECIFEFDRPQPVYYSGEVINGRINLHTTSEKSVREVYILFVGEAKVRWEESRTRSRDGKTEHYNEYYRADETYLHSKTCVHGEGALQPGTYTYTFCIPLPLECPTSCVEKYGKIAYELSLVLNRPYRFDNVFKNPLTVLYQVNLNMQPELLIPIKSEDVKYFCCWPCSSGPVISTLTIPFGGYAPGQRIKYQLEIDNQSTGYDLADGIELKLTQIYSFEAHTPHRKTRYHSNTLALTEQGMQCLRLSKRLIDGTLLIPPVPPTSNRNYIIGVRYEIKMSINTGCCHTDSEIVIPITIGTVPLAQSATNPQNAIGLLPTAPAIPDTPGTPPGSDAPPNYEKFKPPSFDEATTIGGKFIDRDVDEPNRNDEFIPRYPMYTNFAVPTAPSAVGGDETDAPLLVSHNEPPAYQQESAQSSQTATRATAGYGWNS from the exons ATGCCATCGGAGTGTATATTCGAATTCGATCGCCCCCAACCGGTTTACTATAGCGGAGAAGTAATTAACGGACGCATTAACTTGCATACAACCAGCGAGAAGAGCGTTCGAG AGGTCTACATACTCTTTGTGGGCGAGGCGAAGGTCCGCTGGGAAGAGAGCCGTACACGCTCTAGGGATGGCAAAACCGAGCACTATAACGAATATTATCGCGCTGATGAAACTTATCTACACTCGAAAACTTGCGTACATGGCGAGGGCGCGCTTCAACCCGGCACATATACTTACACCTTTTGCATACCATTACCGCTGGAGTGTCCCACATCGTGTGTGGAGAAATATGGCAAAATTGCATACGAACTCTCGCTTGTATTGAATCGACCATATCGGTTCGATAATGTGTTCAAAAACCCGCTAACGGTTTTATATCAGGTGAATTTGAACATGCAACCGGAGTTATTG ATACCGATTAAAAGTGAGGACGTTAAATACTTTTGCTGCTGGCCATGCTCTTCCGGCCCAGTGATATCAACGCTTACCATACCATTTGGCGGCTATGCGCCCGGCCAGAGAATCAAATATCAACTCGAAATAGACAATCAATCGACCGGCTATGATTTAGCTGATGGCATCGAATTAAAACTGACACAGATATACAGCTTTGAAGCACATACGCCGCATAGAAAGACGCGCTATCACAGCAATACATTGGCACTCACCGAACAGGGTATGCAATGCTTGCGACTGTCTAAGCGCTTGATTGACGGCACACTTCTTATTCCGCCTGTGCCGCCTACCTCGAATAGGAATTACATCATTGGTGTACGTTATGAGATTAAAATGTCCATAAACACTGGTTGCTGCCACACAGACTCCGAAATCGTTATACCCATAACAATTGGAACAGTGCCTTTGGCGCAGAGCGCCACCAATCCACAGAATGCAATCGGTTTGCTGCCGACAGCGCCAGCAATTCCCGATACACCGGGCACACCACCTGGCAGCGATGCGCCACCAAATTACGAAAAATTCA agcCACCGTCCTTTGACGAGGCCACCACCATTGGTGGAAAGTTTATCGATCGCGATGTCGATGAGCCGAATCGCAATGATGAATTCATACCTCGATATCCGATGTACACGAATTTCGCCGTGCCCACAGCACCGTCTGCCGTAGGTGGTGATGAGACCGATGCACCACTGCTGGTATCGCACAACGAACCACCAGCTTATCAGCAGGAAAGTGCACAGTCTAGCCAAACGGCGACACGCGCCACAGCTGGCTATGGTTGGAATAGTTGA
- the LOC120779597 gene encoding arrestin domain-containing protein 17-like → MVVTCAIEFDNNPYGTYFAGQVMTGKVTLQADMPKQVKAIVLKISGCADTSWTESSSSTTTNAHGRSSTKTQTTHYRGHEDYIKSKTYLLSSNENQSAVIEPGIHTYTFACLLPITCPSSFEGIYGYVRYLARVELVRPWKFNQNFTRGFTVLKMMDLNYDSPLLRVPSKSEAQKVFCCGPCKTQPLEVHVSLPQSGYVPGQAIPVSVLISNETKIKVEELKIELVMLVCYYSQVPLTHTKNQRIPVLKLKGDGVPVHCKKQFDYELIVPATPPTCFNLCRIIQIAYQVEVVAKVKGWHADQVICVPVTIGNVPLLGVIQKQPKASADNLVPSGNGVMNRSFVADDESGNLREKKSTEANQLQSTVQENPIQVNSGAVTSSAITPALPNPWDADASIPPPSYESAVHIKPAKLNLDEGQEYGETEFAPRYPVFKMSCPSASDRDEVDARPRVDGVATSGVSSAQNSTWL, encoded by the exons ATGGTTGTAACATGTGCAATTGAGTTTGACAATAATCCCTACGGCACCTACTTTGCTGGTCAAGTCATGACGGGTAAAGTTACGCTGCAAGCGGACATGCCGAAGCAGGTGAAAG ccaTCGTGCTGAAAATTAGCGGTTGCGCAGATACAAGTTGGACGGAAAGCtccagcagcacaacaacaaatgcacatGGACGTTCGAGCACTAAAACCCAGACAACACACTACAGAGGTCATGAGGATTATATAAAATCGAAGACTTACTTGCTCAGCTCCAACGAAA ACCAATCTGCCGTGATTGAGCCGGGCATACATACCTATACATTTGCCTGCCTGTTACCCATCACCTGCCCTTCGTCCTTCGAAGGCATCTATGGTTATGTACGATATTTGGCCAGGGTGGAACTCGTGCGACCATGGAAGTTCAATCAGAATTTTACGCGAGGATTTACGGTTTTGAAAATGATGGATCTAAACTACGACAGTCCTTTATTGCGA GTGCCTAGCAAATCGGAAGCACAAAAGGTCTTCTGTTGTGGGCCTTGTAAAACACAGCCATTGGAGGTGCACGTTTCCTTGCCACAAAGTGGCTATGTGCCTGGACAAGCGATACCAGTGAGCGTACTCATATCAAACGAAACCAAGATAAAAGTCGAAGAACTCAAAATAGAATTGGTAATGCTCGTTTGCTATTACAGTCAAGTGCCATTGACACATACAAAGAACCAACGCATACCGGTGCTGAAGTTGAAAGGTGATGGCGTGCCGGTGCATTGCAAAAAACAATTCGACTATGAGCTCATTGTGCCGGCTACGCCGCCAACGTGCTTCAATCTATGCCGCATCATACAGATCGCCTATCAAGTTGAGGTTGTGGCAAAAGTGAAAGGTTGGCATGCGGATCAGGTCATCTGTGTGCCCGTCACGATAGGCAATGTGCCGTTGCTCGGCGTCATACAAAAGCAACCAAAGGCGTCAGCTGACAACCTCGTCCCCAGCGGTAATGGTGTTATGAACCGTTCATTCGTGGCGGATGACGAAAGCGGCAATCTTCGCGAAAAGAAGTCCACCGAAGCTAACCAGCTGCAGTCTACCGTACAAGAGAACCCGATACAAGTAAACAGCGGTGCTGTGACAAGTTCTGCCATAACCCCTGCTCTGCCCAACCCCTGGGACGCAGACGCCAGTATAC CACCACCGTCTTATGAATCCGCGGTGCATATAAAACCAGCAAAACTTAACCTTGATGAAGGGCAAGAATACGGCGAAACCGAATTTGCACCACGTTATCCTGTCTTCAAAATGTCGTGTCCGAGCGCATCAGACAGAGACGAAGTTGATGCCAGGCCTAGGGTGGATGGTGTAGCAACTAGTGGTGTTTCATCAGCGCAAAATAGCACTTGGCTGTGA